The Calorimonas adulescens genomic interval TATTTTGCCATTATACTCCGATGTCGCAGCTGCTTTCTTCTCATCCACGTTCATACCGCATACCGGGTCTTTCGCCAAAATGAACGCCCCCTTTCTATACCCCTGCAGGGTATCTGAATATATTATAACACATACCTGCCGCATCTGCAAAGCATCTTTTTTATTTGCAGACCTTTGTGCATGTACAGCCAGATAGGCATCAATAAACGAATTATATATTATTCATGGATTTTTTAAGGTGAATGCAATCACAAAATGCGTATTTTATCATAAGACCCCACCTAATTTTCCGAATATAAGTTTGTATTAATTTAACATATTGTTCCTTATACTGTATCCTTATCATGTCGCGATAATTTAAGAGGGTGCACCCTTCAAAGGGTGGATATTGGTGGAAACAATAGTATTAAGTGACCTTGTCAGGATGGCTAAGTCGGGGGATGAGGAGGCTGCAGCGGAAATCATAAGGCGTTTTGCCCCACTCAAGATAAAGCTCATAAAGAACTATTTTGGATATGGCACCGACTGGGACGACTACCTCGCCGAAGGGGACAGGATGATACTAGAGTCTATAAGGGACTATAAT includes:
- a CDS encoding YHS domain-containing protein gives rise to the protein MAKDPVCGMNVDEKKAAATSEYNGKIYYFCSKHCKMEFDSDPKKYVK